The genomic segment GGTCCGACTCATGGCCACGTCCCTTCTCGCCGCGCCGAGTCAATCGGCCGCGACCGCGCAACTCCTGACCGAGAACTGGTTGCGGAACGTCTTCTCCTCGGACCTGTACACCGTCAGCGGGCGCGGCGACGCGGAACCCGACGGCGACCACACCCCGGCCGTCGTTGTGACGCGCCGGGCCGCGGGCGAGCCGCCCGTACTCGTGGTGACGGTGTCCGACGCGCCGGTGTCCGCCGACACCGTCGAGGACGCGGGGCGGCACGCCGCCGCGGGGGTCCGCGATTACTGGGTGATCGAGGTCGGCGCCCGCCGGCTGCACATCTTCCGCGACCCGCAGCCCGCCGCGGACGCGAAACACGGCTATAGTTACCAACAGGTGCGCGTCCACTCGCAGAACGCGCTCGTCGCGCCGCTGGCCGCGGAAATCCACCTGGCCCAGGTGATCAACCTGTTGCCGTGGTAGGCCGGGTGCGGCGGGCGCGCTCTCCCGCGCCCGCGGCCCCCATTGCCAGGCCCCCATGACCGAAGCTGACTGGCTGACCACAACCGATTTCGAGACCCACGTCCGGTTCGTCGCCGACCGCCTCTCCCCGCGCCGGTCGCGCCTGCTCGCGGCCGGATTCTGTCGGGCCGCCTCCAGCCTATTCGATCTCCCGGATCTGATCGCCGCGCTCGCGGTCGTAGAGGAGTACGCCGACGGTCTGGCCCCGGTGGCCGAGTTGGACAAGGCGCGGCAATTCTGTCGCGCGCTGGCGCTCAGAGCGAACGAGGCGTACACCCGCCACTACGATGGCGGGTTGAGCGGTGCGGAAGACTATGTCCGACGCGAGTTGGGGTGGGCGGTGTCGTTTACTGCGGGCGGTCTCGTTCCGGTCGTTGATGTGGGCACGCGCGCCGCGCACGCCGCTGTGCAAGCCCGCACGGGTGCCGGACTGTTGCAATCGGTCGCGGACACCCCCGCGACCGCCGAACAAGCGCGGGTCATGCTCGGGGTCGTCTGGGACGTGGTCGGGAACCCGTTCCGGCCGGTCGCGTTCGAACCCACGTGGCGTACCGATACGGTCGTTTCGCTCGCGCGGCAGGTGTATGAGTCGCGCGAGTTCGGCGCGCTGCCCATTCTGGCCGACGCACTTCAAGACGCGGGCTGTGACAACAGCCACGTGCTGACCCACTGCCGCCACGAGAGTGGGCACGTACGCGGGTGCTGGGTGCTGGATGGGGTGTTGGGCAAAGAGTAGGTCGTGGCGGCCCGGGGCTTTGCGTGTCCCGCTTGCGCCGATCCGTGTTGCGGTGCGTCGACGGACCTCGCGTGCAAACCCACGCACGACCGCGACTTACATTTCCGATGTGTCGAGAAGGCGGTGGGTCTGCATGGGTGGGAGAGGGCTTTGCGCCGGCCCACCCATGCATCGAAACGGCTGTATTACACGCGCGTCGTGACGAAACCGCGGAGCGCCCCGCCGAGTTGCTTCACCCATGTGCGCAACCCGGTGAACTCCGGACGGTTCGCGT from the Frigoriglobus tundricola genome contains:
- a CDS encoding Uma2 family endonuclease, which translates into the protein MATSLLAAPSQSAATAQLLTENWLRNVFSSDLYTVSGRGDAEPDGDHTPAVVVTRRAAGEPPVLVVTVSDAPVSADTVEDAGRHAAAGVRDYWVIEVGARRLHIFRDPQPAADAKHGYSYQQVRVHSQNALVAPLAAEIHLAQVINLLPW